The sequence ACAAGCCTCGCACCCAGGTTCGTGAAATCGAATACGACACCAGCTCCAGCCGGTACGACACACACATCGAAGTAAACACCGACCGCCGCCCCGTTTACGACGCGCCAAAGCCAAAGATGGGTTACTACGACGACGACGGCCAATATCACTCTTTCCGTCGCGGTGTTGAGCGCGCTGCCGACCGCATCCTCCATCCCTTCCATCACAAGGATGAAGTTTCTGATGACCGTGGTCCATCCCGGGTCCGTGAAGGCGTTCGTGAGTCTGTCAGAGTTGTCCAGCCCCGTGGCGGCCGCCCATCAGACACGATTACTATTCCCTGCCACTTCATCCGCATCGGCGACCTTTTGATCCTTCAGGGCCGCCCATGCCAGGTGATCCGCGTCTCTGTCTCCTCCCAGACCGGTCAGCATCGTTATCTCGGTGTCGATCTGTTCACCGGCCAGCTCCACGAGGAGTCTAGCTTCATTTCCAACCCATCTCCATCTGTCGTTGTCCAGAGCATGCTCGGCCCCGTCTACAAGACCTACCGCATCCTTGATCTCCGTGATGACGGCCGCATCACCGCAATGACCGAGACTGGCGACATCAAGCAGGGCATCCGCGTCATTGACCAGGGTGGCCTCTGGAACCGCATCAGCGACGCCTTCTCTGATGGCAGAGGTAGCGTTCGTGCTCTCGTCATCAATGATGGTGGTCGTGAGCTTGTCGTTGACTACAAGGTTATCCATGGATCCCGCCTTTAAACCAGCTGTACAATGGTAAGCTTATCCCCACATCTCAACCATGGATTTCACTTTACTAATCTCGATCACCAGTTACGATTTTTGcgaattttcttttgatgACAGGATAAAAAATGGCCGCTATTTTCTGGTGGAGAGGGGCTTAATGGGTCAATAATGGAGAATTTGCCTTTTCCTTTGGAGGACGACGTTTTATAATTTCCTCTTCTCCTTATGTTGCCTTTGCCGCCGGTGAAATGCAAGGATATGAGTGACGGATCAAATTGGTAGCTTTTTGGTTTTAATTATGTACTCTCAAGATGACTGATGGAATCAAATGACGTTGACTTGTACTCCAATGGTTTCGGTTGTAATGTCGAGAATGCTGGTGTTGGCCCTGAACTACCGCGATTTCCCGGCCTCCGATGTGTACTTCGTGCGTAGTATATCGTCATTTCAGCATCAaatcaccaccaccattaCTGTCAGCCATGACTTAGAAGAGTACAAATGCGCGAGGCCCAAAGTAAAATGAAATGCTTCGATATTCCGATAAATTAGCTAGTTAAACCGTTCATGATATTTTTGCGTTCAAAAAGTTCCATTCCCCTCCCGATGTTAGCAACGTAGATACATGGTCTCCCTCTCCcaaaagaataaaaactCCCAGCATAATAATGAGTAAACTATGTAGACAGCAGTTCAGAACGAAAGCAAAAAGGCGGGAAAGACCTGGGGGAGATTTTCATGTTTGCTGTTTCATAAGCTTCTTTAACAAAccctccttttctcttttcctttcttttcttttttttctttttcaaagTTATTTATGAGCAGATGGGCAAGACGAAAAAAGCAACAAATAACACAAAGATGCAGTATGTAAACCGAATcaagaaggggaaaaaaaaaagaaaatgcaATTAATCGCAATGGAGgggagaaggaagaaagataTCGGGGCCGGTTGGTATGAATGCGAAGGTGTTTAATTGCCTGGGAGAATGGAAAACGCCGTCATCCGATTCGTTACTCGACATTGCTGTGTATAATGCCATTATTCCTCAGCGccctctcctctcccctTATGTATGTGTTTCGTTTTCCCCTTGCTTCCTGAAGTAATAACACCGTGTCTCCATTGTTCCCTGTGTGTCTTGATTTTTGAAGAGCGAGATTATGGTGGTCATGATgatttttgggggggggggggagcGCGTCCATTCCGTTTCGTTATTGATCATCCGAGGTAGTATGTTGATGAGTGGTGTTCGTAGCGGATATGCAGAAAGGTATATGGCGAAAGGATGTACTCCCGCAGGTGAGAAATGTATTTAGGCCGATTATGTAGATGCAATCGCGTCGCCGggagggcaaaaaaaaataaaaataagaaaaaccAGGGCGCCCCGTTGTCGCCCGTGTGAGAGATGTAGCCGTATATTGTACATGGTatcgaaaaagaaaaagaaaaaaaaaatggaaaagaaaaatggaaaCAAAGTCACACGAGCCCAACCCAAAGATCCCGACAATTGAGAAAATGCAATGGATGGCTGATGCGTAGAGAGAAGTAGTTTGCGAAGGGGAGGTATTAAAAGTATGTATGTCATCGGCAAAATTGTCGGGGCAACTTCGGCTCATTTTTCGCCGTATTTCCCGAACTCCTGCTGCCATTTGAGAAGGCCGCGAGTCAACTCGTCCATCATCTCCACACTCGATAGatctttgaattcttttggTTTGGGCGTCGCGGATTCTTGTGTTGTCTCTGCACTTCCGGCAACTGATGGAGCCTGAATATTACCGTTCACGACGGCACCCTCCAGTGCCGCCACCACAGTAGAACTCTGAGAGCCATTGGCGCCCGCTGCATTGTGAGGGGTAGCGTCCTCTTCTGTGGCCGCCATCTCTAATTGCATACGGGATATAAACTCGAGAATCGCCGCAACTCGTCTTCGCATGTCGTTCATCGACGTTCGGTTTGGGTTCATGTATCGTGGTCTGCTAGGCTTTCCAGACTCTCCGCCGTTAACGTGAACACCGTTCGCTCCGTTTCCTGGTGGAGAGTCTCCGTTTCCATCCCGGGATTGGCCGCGGCGCGGGGAGTTTGTCTGATTATCCGTGCCATTTCCATTGGCAATGTCGCGATCTCGAGTATACTGGTTGCGACCGACGCGGCCTCTGCGTGCAGGACGGCCAGATTTACGGGAGGATGGCTTCTGCGTGGGTGGAGGGATATCGGGGGTCTCAGGGGCGGACTGAGCCGGAACTGAGCCGTTGACAGTATTTTTGGTTGGTGAATTGGCTTCAGGCTCTGAATCTAtgaattcaaaacatcaatTAGTTGGGTCACCAGCCGGGCCCCGGGGCGGGGAGGGAGGGGGGCGTGTTTTAACATACCATCAGCTTTTCTTCGTTCGGATCTTCCTTTCCGTCGGCCAGCTATTTCAGCTTCTTTCTCGGGCTCTTTTTCAGAAGCTGGAGCTTCCTTCTCTCGCTGATTTCGAGTCACGATACCTCTTGTTTTCTTGTTGCCGTTGACAGCTGCTCGCGATTTCTCGTCCTCGGACACTGGCTGGGACTGGGACTGGGACTGTTTCGAGACAAtggaagaaggagaaggggAGCTGGTGCGCTGCCTTTTGGCAGTTTGTTTGGTTCTGTGAGGGTGGTGGTAGTTAGTCTAGGTCCATAAAAGCAGCGTTGAGGAGGGGAGAAGTAAGATACATTTCACTGTCGCTTCTGGTTCTTTTTCCTCTACGATTGTTCGTCTCCTCGATGATGGACTTGCTCTCCTCCTTGCTTTCCTCAATTGCTCGACGCAAAAGTTCTTCTTCGTATGCGGCCTCACGGCTGTTCATAGTAGATCTTCGTTTGGGTGCGTCTGCATTGTCTCTGGATTTCTTATCTCTTGCGCTCCTAGAGTTGTCGCGGGTAGAGGAGGCTGATGAGATAGGGGAAGGGGTCCCGGCGACCGGAAGGTACTGAGAGGACTTCTGACTGCGAGGTCGTAAGCGTGTGGACCACATTTTAACACAAGATAAaacaaaagaggaagaagtcAAGCTCAAGCGGACCAATTTGGATGGCTCTTGAGGGGGAGAGGGTTTAAAATGgtagggaaaaaaaagcctTGGGGAAGAGATTGGCCAGCTTGAGGCCGATGAGAAGGGTTTGTCGGACTCAATAGCGAGCACGCAAGCAAGTGAATAAAGTGAATAGGATCAAAAGTGACTGAATAAAGAACTTCACAGTTGAAGAACTTACCCATTTCCACTGACAATTACCCTGTGTAAGTCTTTTCGGCACTTTTCGCAGAAATACTCGTCGGGACTAAGAGCTTCCTCCATGATCCCCACGCAACCACCGTGCTGCCACACTTTGCAAGAGTCACACTGTATGAACAGGCTTCCAGCATCGTCCGAGAGAATTTCGGAGGCAGCGGCAGAAGGATCCTGGTTTGATTCTTCCTTGACTCCAGCCTTTAGGGAACTACGACCGATTGTCTCGCGAGAGGATGGTGGGAGGCCGGGATAGTCTTGCTGGCCGCAAATACACCTTGTTATCTCTTCCTCGTCGCCATCTTCCTCGTCGTACTCATCGTTGGCGGGCGGGGGTTGATGGGTGTCTTCATCGTCGCGACCGCGGTTTCGCTGGCGGGTCTGGGGGAGGTCGTGTCTCGAGCGTGCGTCGGCGTCGTCTACGGACTGTGACGGGTGGGTGGATGATCTTCGTGGAGAGGACAATTTGTTATTCGAGCGGGTGTTTCTCTCGATGCGTCCAAGGGAGGTTATGGAACTGGACGAGCTGGAATGGATTGCGCTGGGAGGTGCTTGCGAGCCGCGAGCTCGAGAGGATCGACGGGGCGTCATGGCTGAAAAGTCGATCCGAAAGAGGAATCTGGGCGAACGGACTTCTTCGTGTAGAAGAACGCAGATGAAAGAGGATAAGcaataaaggaaaaaaagaagaaaaagaaaaagggggggtTTTTCAGGCGGGAGAGAAGAGGGCAAGAGGATTTCGCCCGGCGGTCAAGCTAGGAGCAGACGGGGCGCGAGAAGGGTGCGGATCACGGCAGGGCAGGGCAAGGCAATTGAAGCAGAGACCAAGCAGTCAAAAGGGTCAAACAGCGTCAGACGGCATTACAAGCAACTTTTCGAAGGACCACATGCCCTGGATCGGTGTGTGCTGGGTTGGGAGGAGAAGGTGGGAAGAAGAAGTTGACGGGCGGAGATCTGGGCGAGCGAAGTACCATTCGCTAGTTGTGATTCCCCGCGCACCGTCCCGTCATGCCCATTCTCAACGCTAGTCAGCGAGCTCGGGTTTTCGAGAAAATGGGCGAACCAGAGAAGCCACAAACCTTGAACTTGGAGTTTGGttttgaattttctttttttttttttttttttttttttgactcTCCAACCACAATGATGGGTCTGTGGAATGGTCCGCTCTCAAACCAGGGATGGACGGAAGCAGCAGAAGTATGTGGAAAAGTGAACAAGAGGGGATGAGGGAAAGCTGTTTTATCCTGCTGAGCACCGGGCGAGCTCATCATCACTGAAATATCGCATCGTTGCGCTGACCTCAACGGCCTTTATGCTGTCTTACGGCCAACTACAGGCTCTCTACGTTGCACCGGCCCATCATTGCTTCACACTCTTTGACTCCCTGTCGTAACGGTTTGTTCAGAGCCACACTGACCCTTTCCTACAATGGTGATTGTCCTCAGCATGGGAGCCAAATTCAAGGAGCTGGAGGAGATTGTTCGTGAATAAGTAGTGGTTTCAGCTACAATTTGTGCAGGAAGCTCAGGATGTGTGTTTTCGTCCCATCCTCCCTCACAGCAGCTCTCTTAATCTGGGAGAACCGGCCACACGGATTCAAGTTTCTATTTCTCTGTGTTTTCACATGTGCCTCCGCTGGATGTCTGATGTTTCTCGACTAGGAGGTGAAACGCCTTGGGGACAGTATCAAGAGCCAATCGTGACAGTTATGGGAGCTGTTCTGTGTGCCTGATTCGCTGGCATTCGAGATAGAGAGGAGGGCGTGCGAAACAGGACAGGGCCAAAggaaaggggggggggggggggggaattCGCAGCGACGGCATCGGAAGAACACGTTGACGTCGAGGAGCAGCGCAGCGGATGGGGGATCAGTTACAGAGCAGGGCCTCCATTTGCCATCCGGACCTGCATCTCCGGAAAATGTGTGTGCGTAGTTTGCTAGATGGCACCTTCATCCCGGCCCCCCCGACGTTGCTCTGGCTGGTTTCCCACTACCACGCCCCGTAGAAGGACGGACAGACAGCCGTGTAGACCCTCGCAGCCCGTCGTAGAGCATCCACCTACATACTAGTCCCGTAGAGAGACTGCCGGCTCACTGATTCCGGCCGAGTTTGCCTGCGAGGGGGCGCTGCCCTTCCCAAAGCGGCTAGTGCGGCGCCGGCTCCCCATGATTGGCAACTGAACTTTACACGCAGGGAAACCTTTATCCCCGAACCGCAGCTCGACTCGACTCAACTCGCTCCCTCTCCGCCCTCGCTGCCCGCCCGCCAGACATCCCGCTGAGTGTTTCCCTCGCCTGTTTCGCTGCCCCGTCCCGTCCTGCTGAGTGTTGTACGTGCCTCCCAGCCCCCCGTTCCGTTGACCCGGGTCGTTGCTGGGGAACTGCCCTCGTCCCCCGTCAAtacgcacacacacacacagagagagagagagagagacacaTTCATATATCTGCCTCTGCACGGCACTCTGATTTGTCATCGTAGTCCTGTGTTGCTGGCTTGTTGTGATGTCAGTATCACGCCTGCTTGCCCTCCAGGCCAGGCGAGAGACTCCGTTGGATTCCTGCCGCAGTCTTGGACGCTGCAGAACCTTCTAAGCCTGTGATTGTGTCATAGCGGCTAACTTGGCTTGTTCCGGAGATTAGATTGTCACCCATTCAAACCGAGGACAAAAATCTGTTCCAACCTTCGTCGAAGAACCTCCTGCGAATTAGACTCTTTCTTTGCCAGCACAAACGCGTTGTGTATTGTTCGGTGTTCAAGGGGTTATCAGTATGGCTGCTACGTTGAGTACGTGCCCAACCCACACCGGCGGCCTATGACACCGCCAAACGCACATACCCACATACAACCCCCCTACAATGACTGACGTGGAGGGGagtaaaattaaaaaaattaaaataaaaaaaataaaaaaaagaagaagaagaagaagaagaagaagaagccacCATTTCTCTGCGCGGCGAAACCGGCAGCACCTCCCTGTCAGAGTAACGTCAATTTTCTAGACTCTACTTGCTGATGCCTTGGCCATTTAGGCGGGACGTATACCTCCGCTCCCGACACACCGTCCCCGGTATTCCCTGATCGACTGATCCGGCCATTGCCCAAACGCCCAATACGCTCTCGCATATCCCCCGAAGTTGCCGAGTCGATCCTCTATCCCCCTGCCCCCCCAGCCACCCAGCTTTTCTACGGTGCTTATGCGGGCAATGGAGACGTGAACGACGCCAAGGTCTTTGTTCAACGAAATAGTTATGGCTTCGAGCCCAACCCCGACGATCATCATATCTATGAAGACGGTGTCGAGTCCGACGAGGACGGCCCCGTTGTTGTTCGACGCAGCGTCGGCCTGGACAGATCCTCGCTACCACACTCGGAATACGTAAAGCATATGGGAACTCCATCCAAATCCAGCTCGAATAGTCTCGATGGCTACGATGCGTTCGAGAATACGAAcaataaaaagaagaggaaaataCCCACCTCAGGGAGCTTAGGCTGTCATTCAATTTCCGCCGATATCCTGAATATGAGCCCTTCCAGTCCAAACGGCACAAGCACGGGGATCTTAGAAGATAACAGTGCGACTGGCTCCTATTATGGGTCTGGAAACCCCGTCTCTCCAGCTGGCTCTGGCATCTCCGGGTCCGGACGCGGAAGATTTGGTCGCAACGCCGCTCGTTCTGCTGCGGGCCGGGTTCCCCTCGCCAATTATTCCAGTAACTGGCTGGGAAATCGACCTCCGGGGAGTCGTCGAGAGCCATCTCACCTCGGCCAAGAACAGACTGGTATCGCCCCGTTCTTTCTTTGAGCCTCCCCATGTGTATCATGGTTggaatagaaaaaaaaaaggaaaaaactAACGTGTTCTCCCATAGGCTCGGCGAAAAATCCAGATCAGGGAATAATCTCAACTGCTATAGCCAACGCAGCAGCTTTTCCGTCATCGTCACCAAAAAGCCAAGGGAACATAAGCTTATTAGACGAATCGGCCAAGCCTACACCCGCAAAAACACAATTCACCTTTACGTGTGAGTCGGATTCATCGAAAGGAATGGCGTCTTGGCAAACGCAAAATCCGTTCCCGATTCCACAGCAACATCGGCCGGCCTCTCAACCAGCCCCCGGGCCAGCTTCGGGACAAAGAAGATTCTCAACCCAAGGAACACAAACCAGCCCAAACATGGCATCCCAGACGAACCCGCAAAGCCAAGCTGGGGCTACGCCGCCACATCCTGCTCAGACTTCCCAACCCCCAGCTCAGGGAAAGAAACCCCGTCGCTCAGCCCGGAGTATATACGCGTTTGCTGCACGTCAGCGTCGGATACAACAACAATACACGAACCTACACCACCCGCCCAACCTTGAAGATATTTGGATCTGTGAATTTTGCGAGTATGAGAGCATTTTTGGGCACCCTCCGGAGGCCTTGATTAGGCAATACGAGATCAAAGATCGAAAGGAGCGGAGGCGATTGGCAGAGAAACGAAGATTGCTGGAAAAGGCGAAGATGAAAGGACGCAAGGGCAAAAAGGCGCCGAAAAATGCTGCGAAGAATGCGGCGGCTCAGCAACCTGCTTACCATCAGAACTATGACCGACAGCAGATGCCGGATCAGCTTGCTGAAGGACACGGGGGTCAGGATGAAGACTATGGAGGAACTATGGAAGGTGACGATTATGACGAGCAAGCTCCACCACCTCCCCAGCACCAGCAATCTGGCTCAGTACAGCAACCGCCGGCGCTTGATCCAGGTAATCCTACCCAGGCGAGTTCGCAATCAAGTACTGGCCTAGGTGGGGGAGGTCCGGGGCGTGCCGGATGATGGGAAAGTGAGCAATCAAATTGTGTTCATCCCTTGTTCCCATGAGGAATAGCAccttttgcttgcttgctgGGCATCCTTATCTCCTTCATCTGTTGCTCTTTCAAATTTTGTGTTCTCTCCTGTCTGTTTTTTGTTGCTTGCTTCATCTTCAATTCCATATTTTGCCCTTCAGCTTCTTAAAAGCTGCCCTTACACATCCCCACTCATAGTCGTCATCAcgatcatcatcatcatcatcatcatcatcatcattatttTTGGTTGAAGCCCTTGGCATCATGTTGGAATGTCTCTTCCCCCTGTTTCCATTTTCCAGTCAGAGAGATCTGTTTCTGCTTAAAACCCGCATGAGCATGCTGAGTGTATGAAGGGGTGGATGAAATTGGAACCAAACCGCTGCATAGTGTCTGGGGATTCATACTCTCGGCATATCACGGGAGGCCTGTACTCGACATGAAGTTGATCACGACGGATTTCGCCCATGTACAGGCTGCCGCTTAGCATTTAAGCTGCAT is a genomic window of Coccidioides posadasii str. Silveira chromosome 3, complete sequence containing:
- a CDS encoding uncharacterized protein (EggNog:ENOG410PK12~COG:S~BUSCO:8183at33183), translating into MAATLSGTYTSAPDTPSPVFPDRLIRPLPKRPIRSRISPEVAESILYPPAPPATQLFYGAYAGNGDVNDAKVFVQRNSYGFEPNPDDHHIYEDGVESDEDGPVVVRRSVGLDRSSLPHSEYVKHMGTPSKSSSNSLDGYDAFENTNNKKKRKIPTSGSLGCHSISADILNMSPSSPNGTSTGILEDNSATGSYYGSGNPVSPAGSGISGSGRGRFGRNAARSAAGRVPLANYSSNWLGNRPPGSRREPSHLGQEQTGSAKNPDQGIISTAIANAAAFPSSSPKSQGNISLLDESAKPTPAKTQFTFTCESDSSKGMASWQTQNPFPIPQQHRPASQPAPGPASGQRRFSTQGTQTSPNMASQTNPQSQAGATPPHPAQTSQPPAQGKKPRRSARSIYAFAARQRRIQQQYTNLHHPPNLEDIWICEFCEYESIFGHPPEALIRQYEIKDRKERRRLAEKRRLLEKAKMKGRKGKKAPKNAAKNAAAQQPAYHQNYDRQQMPDQLAEGHGGQDEDYGGTMEGDDYDEQAPPPPQHQQSGSVQQPPALDPGNPTQASSQSSTGLGGGGPGRAG
- a CDS encoding uncharacterized protein (EggNog:ENOG410QDBI~COG:B~BUSCO:7878at33183), translated to MTPRRSSRARGSQAPPSAIHSSSSSSITSLGRIERNTRSNNKLSSPRRSSTHPSQSVDDADARSRHDLPQTRQRNRGRDDEDTHQPPPANDEYDEEDGDEEEITRCICGQQDYPGLPPSSRETIGRSSLKAGVKEESNQDPSAAASEILSDDAGSLFIQCDSCKVWQHGGCVGIMEEALSPDEYFCEKCRKDLHRVIVSGNGQKSSQYLPVAGTPSPISSASSTRDNSRSARDKKSRDNADAPKRRSTMNSREAAYEEELLRRAIEESKEESKSIIEETNNRRGKRTRSDSEITKQTAKRQRTSSPSPSSIVSKQSQSQSQPVSEDEKSRAAVNGNKKTRGIVTRNQREKEAPASEKEPEKEAEIAGRRKGRSERRKADDSEPEANSPTKNTVNGSVPAQSAPETPDIPPPTQKPSSRKSGRPARRGRVGRNQYTRDRDIANGNGTDNQTNSPRRGQSRDGNGDSPPGNGANGVHVNGGESGKPSRPRYMNPNRTSMNDMRRRVAAILEFISRMQLEMAATEEDATPHNAAGANGSQSSTVVAALEGAVVNGNIQAPSVAGSAETTQESATPKPKEFKDLSSVEMMDELTRGLLKWQQEFGKYGEK
- the HEX1_2 gene encoding woronin body major protein (EggNog:ENOG410PN96~COG:S~BUSCO:8282at33183), producing MGYYDDDGQYHSFRRGVERAADRILHPFHHKDEVSDDRGPSRVREGVRESVRVVQPRGGRPSDTITIPCHFIRIGDLLILQGRPCQVIRVSVSSQTGQHRYLGVDLFTGQLHEESSFISNPSPSVVVQSMLGPVYKTYRILDLRDDGRITAMTETGDIKQGIRVIDQGGLWNRISDAFSDGRGSVRALVINDGGRELVVDYKVIHGSRL